The Stigmatopora argus isolate UIUO_Sarg chromosome 23, RoL_Sarg_1.0, whole genome shotgun sequence genome contains a region encoding:
- the sbf1 gene encoding myotubularin-related protein 5 isoform X1, which yields MARLADYFVVVGYDLDKRVEGEGEGQGRILQRFPEKDWEDSPFPQGVELFCQPSGWQLVPEQQPASFFVAVLTDINSERHYCACFTFWERQENPQKAQVGDLDEVDEEPAIIQPAQVFAPKSLVLVSRLDHTDVFRNCLALVYTVHVDALTVPLETVIGNLLTCVIPIAGGSQPGQEERGETWRTITLGAGDRQVIQTPINDSLPVSGSSVAQLFRQLGIVNVLYLFCAALTEHKILFLSSSYQRLTDACRGLLAIMFPLKYSFTYVPILPAKLLEVLSTPTPFIIGVNSFFRPETQELLDVIIADLDGGTVTIPECVHISLLPEPLLQQTQTALSMVLDPELEIADHAFPPQSSQASAPKIQDKEIRAIFLWLFAQLFLGYRWCLHIIRIHPEPVIRFHKAAFLGQRALTEDDFLMKVLDGMAFAGFVSERGPPYRATDLFDNLVANEVERIRQEEASPHKVMSHVRELAEHLFKNENPYPAVSMHKVQRPSENGQKAPPGQAPFPGLDEVTVQLFIDHATAKLKTAPPAVKAEVKSRVPSGPPLGDTVDRNSNVMANSARRLEVVRNCITYIFDNKMLEAKKLMPAVIRALKGRAARVCLTQELNQHVLQNRAVLDDQQFDYIVRMMNCTLQDCSHIDEHGIAAALLPLVTAFCRKLGAGITQFAYSCVQEHTVWTNMQFWEAMFYSDVQNHIRALYLETEDGEHHNHTEQRDVPGRPMGALELASEQSRLWPTLGKDVQTERVQKEESTVFSQAIHYANRMSYLLLPLDTSKNRLLRSSGLGDVESVSNSYVTNSIAGSMAESYDTESGFEDAESSDVANSVVRFINRFVDKVCNESGVTNEHLKALHTMIPDIVQMHIETLDAVHRESKRLPPIQKPKLLRPTLLAGEELVMDGMRVYLVPDGREEATGTMGGQPLLPAEGAIFLTTYRLIFKGTPTDPLVGEQVVTRSFPIASLTKEKRISVNLPMEQFVQDGLQLRSCTFQLMKIVFDEEVAADLAEVFRKHMHKLRYPQHVQGTFAFTVGQSGKLIVEHKAKDKNQSLKTLSKNLVKSAKRTINRQYVAKKKYSPPTWENRSSLQSELDEDEISVSDEVDQGSLTLSSTMRSSDRQTMSNVVERACCRDYQRMGLGTLSNSLTRSKNEPFRISTVNRMYTVCRSYPGLLIVPQSIPDSNIQRICRCYRQNRFPVVCWRNSRTKAVLLRSAGLHAKGVVGFFKSPNAPTSGPSQADSTSLEQEKYLQAIISSMPSYNESSGRNTLSGFTSTHMSASDSSDKLRQPKISVLMKQVMGAKEDSPGTFNRGALGQRAKVISLSQPKMSAKARNSTRGKWGSIRGSGRLSAYNPDVGTRLAGKESPQPNGGPSEALFLRQHRAYLYIIGDKAQLKGGKQDSFQQWEVVPIEVCDVRQVKNSFKKLMKACVPSSTISDSSNFLRYLEESEWMVLLHRVLQVSVLVVELLDTGSSVMVSLEDGWDVTTQVVSLVQLLSDPYYRTFDGFRLLVEKEWLSFGHRFSHRGAQTLSSQSSGFTPVFLQFLDCVHQIHLQFPMEFEFSQYYLKFLAYHYVSHRFRTFLLDSDYERIELGVLYEEKGERRSPQVCKSVWDYIDRLNKKTPVFFNFMFAPEDDEVLRPYTFISNLKVWDYYTEETLSEGPSYDWELRGRPNREASDEAMEKSDGGAPKSRRRAVWPCYDSLSKTAPDAITKLLQDMQALEADLGPVTEKWKDTWDKIKATQRNETKLESKSPFSSSLLMSSNLSHQRRSQGVYLQESSVGSSINLSLDCEASAASTPAAGRPSTSTLYSQFQSTESENRSFEGILFKKGALLKPWKPRWFVLDKTKHQLRYYESRQDKECKGVIELADVESVLQGTPAMGAPKNIEEKAFFDLKTTKRVYNFCAQDSPKAQLWMDSVQSCLSDA from the exons TGGAAGGCGAAGGTGAGGGTCAAGGTCGCATTCTCCAGCGGTTTCCTGAGAAAGATTGGGAGGACAGCCCGTTCCCACAAGGCGTAGAGCTG TTCTGCCAACCCAGCGGTTGGCAACTGGTACCCGAGCAACAGCCCGCCTCCTTCTTCGTAGCAGTTTTGACTGACATCAACTCCGAGCGACACTACTGCGCTTGCTTCACGTTCTGGGAGCGCCAGGAAAACCCACAG AAGGCACAGGTCGGTGATCTGGATGAAGTGGACGAGGAGCCGGCTATCATCCAACCAGCTCAGGTCTTTGCCCCCAAGAGTTTGGTGCTGGTGTCTCGGTTGGACCACACCGATGTTTTCAGG AACTGTCTGGCCTTGGTCTACACCGTCCACGTAGATGCCCTGACTGTCCCCTTGGAGACGGTGATAGGGAATCTGCTCACGTGCGTCATTCCAATCGCTGGAGGCTCCCAG CCGGGCCAGGAGGAGAGAGGGGAGACTTGG CGGACCATCACATTAGGCGCCGGGGACCGGCAAGTTATCCAGACTCCCATCAACGACTCCCTACCCGTAAGCGGGAGCAGCGTGGCGCAGCTCTTCAGGCAGCTCG GAATAGTCAACGTTCTGTACCTGTTCTGCGCCGCTCTTACCGAGCACAAGATCCTTTTCCTATCCAGCAGTTACCAAAGACTAACAGATGCCTGTCGGGGACTGCTGGCCATCATGTTCCCCCTCAAATACAG ctTCACGTACGTTCCCATCCTGCCTGCTAAACTCCTGGAGGTTTTGAGCACGCCCACCCCTTTTATAATTGGCGTCAACTCATTTTTTCGACCCGAGACGCAAGAACTG TTGGATGTGATCATCGCCGACCTGGACGGTGGCACCGTCACCATCCCGGAGTGTGTTCACATCTCCCTGCTGCCCGAGCCGCTGCTCCAGCAGACCCAGACTGCGCTCTCCATG GTTTTGGATCCTGAGCTGGAAATTGCCGATCACGCTTTTCCGCCACAGTCCTCGCAAGCTTCGGCTCCCAAGATTCAG GATAAGGAGATCCGGGCCATCTTCCTGTGGCTGTTTGCTCAGCTTTTCCTGGGCTATCGTTGGTGTTTACATATCATCCGCATTCACCCCGAACCAGTTATTCGCTTCCATAAA GCGGCCTTTCTTGGGCAGAGAGCACTTACGGAAGATGACTTCCTAATGAAGGTTTTGGACGGCATGGCGTTTGCGGGCTTTGTGTCAGAGCGAGGACCTCCCTACAGGGCGACCGATTTGTTCGACAAT CTGGTGGCCAATGAAGTAGAGAGGATCCGGCAGGAGGAAGCCTCGCCGCACAAAGTCATGAGTCACGTCAGAGAGTTGGCCGAgcatctttttaaaaac GAGAACCCTTACCCAGCAGTGAGCATGCATAAAGTCCAGCGACCGTCAGAAAATGGACAGAAAGCCCCTCCGGGTCAGGCTCCCTTTCCCGGGCTGGACGAGGTGACGGTGCAACTTTTCATCGACCACGCCACCGCCAAGCTCAAGACGGCGCCGCCGGCGGTCAAGGCTGAGGTTAAAAGCAGGGTGCCGTCCGGGCCTCCGCTTG GAGACACGGTGGACCGGAACAGCAACGTGATGGCCAACAGCGCCCGGCGACTGGAGGTTGTCAGGAACTGCATCACGTATATTTTTGATAACAAAATGTTGGAGGCGAAGAAG CTGATGCCAGCTGTCATCCGAGCGCTGAAGGGTCGGGCAGCTCGTGTGTGTTTGACCCAGGAGCTCAATCAACACGTTTTGCAGAATCGGGCCGTGCTCGATGACCAGCAGTTCGACTACATCGTTCGAATGATGAACTGCACATTGCAG GACTGCTCGCATATCGATGAACATGGCATTGCAGCAGCCCTTCTCCCATTGGTCACGGCTTTTTGCAGG AAATTGGGGGCTGGCATCACTCAGTTCGCGTACAGCTGTGTGCAGGAGCACACGGTGTGGACCAACATGCAGTTCTGGGAAGCCATGTTTTACAGCGACGTACAGAATCACATTAGGGCACTTTATCTGGAGACAGAGGACGGAGAGCATCACAACCACACG GAGCAGCGGGACGTGCCCGGCCGTCCAATGGGCGCGCTGGAACTGGCATCGGAGCAGAGCCGCCTGTGGCCGACGCTCGGCAAAGACGTGCAGACGGAGCGCGTACAGAAGGAGGAGAGTACCGTGTTCAGCCAGGCCATCCACTACGCCAACAGGATGAGCTATTTGCTGCTACCGCTCGACACCAGCAAGAACCGCCTGCTCCGGAGTTCCGGTCTCGGAGACGTGGAGAGCGTCAGCAACAGCTACGTGACCAACAG CATTGCCGGGAGCATGGCGGAGAGTTACGATACGGAGAGTGGCTTCGAGGACGCCGAGAGCTCCGACGTGGCTAACTCGGTGGTGCGCTTCATCAACCGCTTCGTGGACAAAGTGTGCAATGAGAGCGGCGTGACCAACGAGCATCTAAAGGCCCTGCACACCATGATACCAg ATATCGTTCAAATGCACATCGAGACGTTAGACGCGGTTCACCGCGAGAGCAAACGACTGCCGCCGATCCAAAAG CCCAAGCTGCTCAGGCCGACGCTCCTGGCAGGCGAGGAGCTGGTGATGGACGGCATGCGGGTTTACCTCGTCCCGGACGGACGCGAGGAAGCCACGGGGACGATGGGAGGCCAGCCCCTCTTGCCCGCGGAGGGGGCCATTTTCCTCACCACCTACCGACTCATCTTCAAGGGCACGCCCACCGACCCGCTGG TGGGCGAGCAGGTGGTGACCCGTTCCTTCCCCATCGCGTCGTTGACCAAGGAGAAGAGGATCTCTGTTAATTTACCCATGGAACAGTTTGTCCAGGATGGGCTTCAACTCCGGTCCTGCACCTTTCAG CTGATGAAAATTGTCTTCGACGAAGAAGTGGCGGCAGACCTGGCGGAGGTTTTCAGGAAACACATGCACAAACTACGCTACCCCCAACACGTGCAGGGAACGTTCGCCTTCACCGTGGGTCAGAGCGGCAAGCTGATAGTGGAGCACAAGGCGAAGGACAAGAACCAATCCCTCAA GACGCTTTCCAAAAacctggtgaagagcgccaagCGAACTATCAACCGGCAGTACGTGGCCAAGAAGAAATACTCTCCGCCTACTTGGGAGAACCGGAGCAGCTTGCAGTCCGAGTTGGACGAGGATGAAATTTCGG TCTCCGACGAGGTGGATCAGGGCTCCCTGACGCTGTCCTCCACCATGCGCTCGTCGGACAGACAGACGATGAGCAACGTGGTGGAACGGGCGTGCTGCCGAGACTACCAACGAATGGGCCTGGGCACGCTCAGTAACAGCTTGACCCGCTCCAAGAACGAGCCCTTCCGAATTTCCACCGTCAACCGCATGTACACGGTGTGCAGGAG CTACCCGGGCCTGCTCATCGTACCGCAAAGCATCCCCGATTCCAACATCCAGAGAATTTGCCGCTGCTACCGGCAGAACCGCTTTCCCGTGGTCTGCTGGCGGAATTCTCGCACCAAGGCCGTCCTCCTCAGATCGGCCGGCCTCCACGCCAAAGGGGTGGTGGGATTTTTTAAGTCTCCCAACGCGCCGACGTCAG GTCCCTCCCAGGCGGACTCCACCAGTCTGGAGCAGGAGAAGTACCTGCAAGCCATCATCAGCTCCATGCCGTCGTACAACGAGAGCAGCGGCAGGAACACGCTCAGCGGCTTCACCTCCACCCACATGAGCGCTTCAG ACTCGTCAGACAAACTGCGGCAGCCAAAGATCAGCGTTCTGATGAAGCAGGTGATGGGCGCCAAGGAGGACTCACCCGGAACTTTCAACAGAGGAG CTCTTGGTCAAAGGGCCAAAGTCATCTCCCTCTCTCAGCCCAAAATGTCCGCCAAGGCCAGGAACTCTACGAGAG GAAAATGGGGGAGCATCCGAGGCAGCGGGCGGTTAAGCGCCTATAACCCGGACGTGGGGACGCGCTTGGCGGGGAAAGAGTCGCCGCAGCCCAACGGCGGGCCCAGCGAGGCGCTGTTTCTACGTCAGCACAGGGCGTATCTCTACATAATTGGGGACAAAGCCCAGCTCAAG GGCGGGAAACAGGACTCGTTCCAGCAATGGGAGGTGGTGCCCATCGAGGTGTGCGACGTGCGGCAAGTGAAGAACAGCTTCAAGAAGCTGATGAAGGCCTGCGTGCCCAGTTCCACCATCTCGGACAGTTCCAACTTCTTACGCTACCTGGAGGAGTCTGAATGGATGGTCCTG CTGCACAGGGTGCTGCAGGTGTCAGTCCTCGTGGTGGAGTTGCTGGACACAGGATCGTCCGTCATGGTCAGCTTGGAGGACGGCTGGGACGTCACCACCCAG GTGGTGTCTTTGGTGCAGCTGCTGTCCGACCCTTACTACCGGACGTTCGACGGCTTCCGGCTGCTGGTGGAGAAGGAGTGGCTGTCGTTCGGACACAGGTTTAGCCACCGTGGCGCGCAGACGCTTAGCAGCCAGAGCAGTGGCTTCACGCCGGTCTTTCTGCAGTTCCTGGACTGTGTGCATCAA ATCCACCTTCAGTTTCCCATGGAGTTTGAGTTCAGCCAGTACTACCTGAAGTTCTTGGCCTACCACTACGTGTCGCATCGCTTCCGTACCTTCCTGTTGGACTCAGACTACGAGCGAATTGAACTGG GAGTTCTCTACGAGGAGAAAGGCGAGAGGAGAAGTCCCCAGGTGTGCAAATCCGTATGGGACTACATAGATCGACTCAACAAGAAGACGCCGGTTTTCTTCAACTTTATGTTCGCGCCAGAAGATGATGAG GTACTCCGGCCGTACACCTTCATCTCCAATTTAAAAGTGTGGGACTATTACACGGAGGAGACGCTCTCGGAAGGGCCGTCGTACGACTGGGAGCTGAGGGGCCGCCCGAATCGGGAGGCGTCGGACGAGGCGATGGAAAAGAGCGACGGCGGCGCGCCAAAGTCGCGGCGGCGCGCGGTCTGGCCCTGCTACGACAGCCTGAGCAAGACGGCGCCCGACGCCATCACCAAGCTTCTGCAGGACATGCAGGCGCTGGAGGCGGACCTCGGTCCCGTGACCGAGAAGTGGAAGGACACTTGGGATAAGATCAAGGCTACTCAGAGGAATGAGACTAAACTGGAGAGTAAG TCGCCATTCTCCAGCTCGCTTCTCATGTCGTCCAACTTGAGCCACCAACGGCGTTCCCAAGGTGTCTACCTACAGGAAAGCAGCGTGGGTTCCTCCATCAACTTATCCCTGGACTGCGAGGCCAGCGCCGCGTCTACGCCGGCGGCAGGCCGTCCAAGCACCAGCACGCTTTACAGCCAATTCCAGAGCACCGAGAGCGAGAACAG AAGCTTTGAaggcattttatttaaaaagggcgCTTTGCTGAAACCATGGAAACCGCGATGGTTTGTGCTAGACAAGACAAAACATCAG CTGCGATATTACGAGAGCCGGCAGGACAAAGAGTGCAAAGGCGTCATCGAGCTAGCCGACGTCGAGTCAGTCCTTCAGGGGACGCCCGCCATGGGAGCACCCAAAAACATCGAGGAGAAAGCCTTTT